The Lutzomyia longipalpis isolate SR_M1_2022 chromosome 2, ASM2433408v1 DNA window ATCCCATAAAAAGGCCAGTCATTCGATCGATTCATATActgatgatttctttttattatgcacaattttgtgagatttcACGTTAAGTTGGCTTTTTGtgtcttatttttcttcttaatgaAGGATAGTCAGTCAATTGCGACGAAATAAAGTGAAACTCTCACTCTTATGCGGTATCATCAGTTTATACCAGGgtttatacaaaatttaaatttcttatagTCAGTGTGATGAAATTTATGAAGAGGAAGTCTATTGATTTTTGGAGATAAACACTGTTGAACTCACAGTGTGGTGTCTAGCATACTTATATAGTGGATGTAGTTTGAATTGATTATGAATCAACAATTCATGTTAAGTATTCTAGGCAAGTACTACTAAGTATACAgatcaatttgaattaattaatttgccaacagataaaatttattaattctcatACCAATCATGGAGTAGAGTGGTAgaaaattgactcaaaattaacttttaaatgcttttgatcaattaataatttttcaaatataattttctgataaaataaCTCTTGTTTGAGTTTCTGGTTTAATGAAGATGGGGATGAATCTTTTGCCAAAGCCATTAAATGGAATCCATTTGTGCATCATTCATGGCAGagcgataaaaaaattaaattttatgccaAAAAGGGGGTTTATTGAAATATAACATGGGGCGACATATTCACAGTGCAAATTCTCTTTGATGTGAGCCATACACATACACTGATTTAACTGCAACCATTCTAAATCAAGAGTATATGTagtgaaaatttgtttgtgaaattttataaataatttcctcTAGGGAAAGCACAGAAATATATAATACCACACTAAGCAATTGCTTAGTGTGGTAACGTATTTGCTTCGCATATTTTCCACATTGTCAATAACTGTAAAATGTTTATGGTTCGGCATAAATACTATTTACAATTCATTTCTCGGATTTCTCgggaaattgcaaagaaaccAGACAGAAcactttattaataaaacactTTGCCCGCGCTCTAATGTGAGAGCTATGTCTTATACAGATACGCAATAGGAGTGTCATGGGTGGTGTTAGTTGCACAAAAGACTTTGAAGGACTTCAAATAAACTATATGTTAATTTAGATTAAAGATTataattagagaaaatttaaagcctggaaatgaagaagaaattaaataaaacttagtttaattttattttttagactAATTCCAAATAACGGCcatattttaaattgtaagCCTTCTACTCCCTATATATACGACaatatatttagaatttttcctcaTACTCAAGGACATGGAAACcacataaattattatattaattttccactcCTTCTTTCCCTATATACACAGAGTTGAGAAAAtgccaattttattttaatttttcaaaagccTTTTCAAGTATTTCTATTGATTTGATTTTGTTATAAAAGTTATAATTGGATtctttttggttaaaatacATTAGCattaatattaagaaaaaaatcgctcTGAAAgctttctaaaatatttttccataaaaaacataaaaaaaattataagtaTGTGCAGGATTTTTTGGTGCAAGGGGgcatataaataataaatctactaccactttatttcttaattcCATAACATATTATttaatcatgaaaaatatcaagaGTACATAACGTTTTGTAAGAAGATAATTCGTTACATATAGGTAAAACCGCATGTCACAAAGTTTTTCCGTCTTTCCGCCACCAGATGCGATTACAGAAATGAATACATGGGTCGCATGCCTGAAGGCAAACGGCAGAACGTCATTTCGTACCCAAAAACCTCGAAATTTACTTTGCGAGGGTGGGAAGCTTTTCATTACGGGAAGCCACATATACATTTTAACTTAATTAGCGGATTGTCGAAAGGCAGCTGAGTTTGgtatgatttttaatgaagaacttttttcctttaattgcTGGTTTTTTGGGTGTCTGACTCAGAGTCATGAATTTGTATGTACAacataaattgctttttaacTATACGATGCATAATTTGAAGACTctttttctagtttttttttagttaataacTCTTGAAAACTCCATGAAAAACTTCGGGAAATTATTTGTGAGAGCTTAAAGCTCTCAGCAACAGTCATTATGCTAACTCCAGACAGACAAACGGACGTACGGAAAAATGACGGAGaggacataattttttttttatttaaaaaaataaaaccttaAACAAAATGAACAACAAATTCATCCTGTTTCTCATAAACAAAATTTCTGTATTTCCTTCCTCGCATTATTTATGCTGTTTTAAAATGTGCAcactataagaaaaaaaatgacaagaaAGTCAGCATTGAGAGGCTTTTCCACCAAggcaatgaaatatttctcttatgtgaaagaattttcattatttaatttgtatatGGTATGTACTTGAAAATGAGAACGCGTGTTGGAAATAAAAAGCTCATGCGGAGTAAAGGGAATAAAAAGTGCTGGGGGGTTTCAACAGTTGTTGTGGAAACTTTTGttggagaattttccaattgagCGTtagggattttcttctttccataATGAGGGCAATCACCATTCATTCAGTCAATGAAGTCTGCGAATATATATCCAcattcatttctctttttttagcCACCCCCACAATCTTTCATACCCTTCAGTATGTATTTTTCAGGATAATCAAATAAACATAGAGTTGATTGTGAGGAAATTATGAAGGTTTTCTTTGTTAAACAGCAGCTCtacattcatttttaaaatcatgttaattttttttcaatttccacaGAACTTCAAGCTGGAGAGAACAACGAGTCCTCCTCGAGAGTCCAGAGTGTCAGCAGGTAagttaattatattttttctgttctTTTTGCTTCGTATCATCCTCGATAAACATCCATGTAATTTGATTTATGTCTTTAATTCACTATTAAAGGTAAAAAGAGGAGTGAataatttgctaaaaataaaattaaatttctaccTCATCAAGTGAAGTGCAAATTTTGTAtcttttttccatttgaacGTATACcttaatctaaaaataaattttcacgtaAAATTTCCCCCATTCTAATCTTTCAGTCTATTTTAgttcaaaaattaacaatgaaGACCACTCGTAAGCTCCCAGCAtgattataattaatttggaaTCATGTACTAAAGTACttggaaaaagcttttctttcgTGATTTGTTTGgcctttaaaattaatatacaacgtcaaacttttcaattacacaaaatcataaatttagtCTTTTACTTGAATTGACTTTTGGCTAATTCTTCAACTAATGGagttttaaagtaatttattagTCCAAAATTCGGAAGAACTTGCATTCTCATTCAAAATACAACACAATACATAGTCTTATGGTTGTGGATGTTGCTATATGAGAACTACATACAATAGCTTATGCGCCGCTTACGGAAACTTGTAGAGAGATAAAACTTTGCAACTAacatgagagagagagttgcaaattcaatattttcctgaAACAACTAAAACTGcataatttttgtgaatttattcatttgcaGAATGGGACCCAAATTGGCCAGGACCAGAAGTCATCGTAGAGGTGAGCGAGGGTGTTACGGAGACACAGCGAGGaacaattgaaataaatacaaCCACAGGAAATGATGGTGAGTGTCTCGATGTTCTACTTTTGACAAAATGTTAACGGGCTATGTTAGCACCCTTTTCTACACTTCCGgcataattttcaatacaCCCTCTAACGAGTGCAATTTGTCAGTTGGCAAATGATTGCTTTTTGGGATGAATTATGGAAATAACCCGCAAAAGGGTTGTGCGAAGAGGATGAAGGGGGAGAGAAAGTTAGCCAGGACAGTATGTTACATTTCCGAGTTACATCTGATGCCTGTCTCTTCTAAAGCATTGATTTGCATTCAGCATTCACCTCCCATTCTCATTTATCCTCAAAATGCGTCCATGGCAGCTTCTATTGTTTCTGATTGAGAATTCTGTGATGttgtattttgtatttaatgaGTATGCTGCTACAGGGGGTGCAATATGTCGGGGGTGGTGGTGAATCTTCTTGACATATTATCACCCTCATTTGGCCCTTCGAGGCTCATTTTTGCCATAGTGTGGGacgagagaaaattaattacagaGTCGGATGAATATCTCCATAATTGCATCGTCCCCTCATAGTGCATCGTTGTACACGTGATCTCAAAtgacaaaataacaaaataatgaGCTTTCACGCGATATTTCAGCTATAAAGGTCaaactaaaaatataaaattcaattttaaatcacgGCCAGACGTTTAATGCATACATAATTGCCCCATATGACATcctctttgattttctttaatagtaaggaaaattctttttatcaacTCTTCGttgttagaagaaaatttatagtgAGGAGttcataaataaatctcaatagTAAATTTGAAATCAAGCTGTGCGAAATAAGTCATGCACATCACAGAAATCAAAcacaattttattactttaccacaatttattgtttcatGCATGCATGGGTTATAATTTACATGTGATTTAGTTGATATTATACATCAGTGGCCGTGCCAGACTCTGTAATCATTGAATAACATTGTTGATTTTGaacatacataataaataTGATTGGAAATTTGTTTAATGCACATTTTGTACATTTATGTTATGttcatttttcccaaaaaatatgGTTTCATGCAACAATTCCAGTGTTCTATGTGTCACGTAATATTGAAACACTGAAATCCTATCAATCTTCTAATCTACAACAATAAtatgtaaattgattttagattattattttattgtaacgTAATCTCTCCACAATGCTTCTGGAATTGGTGTAAATTATGtgtggaattttaaataatttatttcggGATGAAGCTatggaattttcacaatttccatgtaggtacctatatgtattttaaaatgaaaaaggaagCTAAATTGTTGTATTTATAAGGAGAAATAGGTACTTTGTAGGGTGTTATTGGGGGTATTATTGCAGGCAACGTGTTTTTCCTGCTAAAAGTAACAAAGGAATATGAGTGTGAcacacataaatattttaataaattccttgCCTCTGTTCtgaaaagttataaaaatcaataaaatacttGTATCAGGAAAAtacacatatatatgtacaagGTAAACTACCTGCTAAGGCTCTAACACTCTGCAATTTCTTGAAGAGAAAGAGGAATGTTTTAAATCAATGTTGCTATCTTTCTTCCTAATTGTATACATGTACCGCAAGCTAATGCATTGTATGTACTATATAAAGGATTAATTGAGGAGAAGAATCCTTTCTTCTGCTATCACATGAATTCTACATCATccatataattaaattgtctCGTATTCTGTGCAAGAGTTGTgtttgaaattcaaagaaaataattataatcCATTCTCTCTTACCCCTTTTACTCTATTTACCGTAGCTCAACTACATATAATTTCGTCCATCACctacttttatttttgtttggtgtcatacaattttttttattttaaaaaatcgatgaattttttagcataaaaaccTAAGTAAATGCTCTTCAATTATGTCTGTATTGCatcattttttatgcttctatTTACCTTTCAAATGTTATTCCTTATTGAAATATCATGCACCTGCTTGTAGTGGAGCAACAATAGATAAAGTTCCTAAAGTCGACaaagttttttaatgaatgaatgGATGAAGCTCTCTCTACCCAGTGAAACTTTCTTTTACATTAACAAACTACCTATGTACATTATATGTATTGTTCTACAACATAGAATTTTAACACTATTGAAGAATGACTCAAAAACACTTTTCATGTATGAGAAAGAACATTGTTTTCCCAAAAGCTTAAAGAACATGAGAAGATTCATGTTGATGGGATTACTTTCACGacgaaaattgcattttcgaACTTTTATGCcttgtttaaattatttttcgatTTGATGAAACTGAGCACTATTcttgcaataaattattcatattcAATCAATAGATATCTTCTCATGTACTGATGTTATCGATGTTACCTATAATTGGTCATGCTCCATTTTCCTAAAGATTTCATGTAAAGCATTGCCAAAAAGTTTCACTCGTAAAGTCACCTTCCGAAATACAAAATGTTTGTATTTTGGATTTAAAAGGTCCTTTATAAATCCTGACAGATTGATACGGATAGCATTTctgtaaattcaatttatttgttgtatGATTTGTAGGACCAAAAATAATCGTTCGCACAGAGGAAGTCCTTATCGTATTATTTGTGCTCGTCCTATGGGTGGGAGCGATTGCTCTTTTCTTCCATCGATGGGGAAAAATTCGTATGTTGGAGCCATATCAGCCAAAATTTCAGCAGCAACATCGAAGTTCGTGTCCTCTTGCGGAAATTGACAGCATATCTATACACAATAAggtacaaaattttcatagaaatattttcatttaattagcaAAGTGTTTACTTTACCAAAGTTCATGTATTTAATGCACATAATGCACTTAAATGTAACCTCCACTATTAACCGCTATTACTCTTCTTCTGTCTGCTATATAAATACCACAAGAGAGCATCAGTATCCAAGATGGGAATTTCCGTTCAAATGCCAACCTTTGGGACTTGCACCGGGCAGATTCCAcagcaaaatttaatttatgcaagAGGTGAGTAGattaacattttctctctcgtgcacaattttattcctctcggttttttttacataacaaATTAGGACTTCCAATGTATTCGAGGCCTCGACAAAATTCTGTTTTCGTCGGTCCTCCGGTCTTTTCTCCACTACAATCATCCCGAAAAACTAGGTCCGCTGTGGACATTCATCAACTCGTTCTTACCGAGTCTAGTGCTGAGGCTGTttgatttccattttcctaaatttcaaactgaatcaaattctcaaataCCCTCAAAATTTCAGGAACACCAAATCCATtcattatagaaaaaaaaaatgtcaaaagttctAAATATCAAAGAATATAGAGTAAAGGAAAACCAAAACCAAAATTCagttgggaaatatttttgtacattcCTCTGAATATAaacaaaagcaaaaagaaaaatctaaagaaaaatctttggaaacTATTTTTTGTATCTTTCACAGAAGAAatgcatgatttttttgtaggaTTGTATGGGGAAATTCAAATcatattaaatgaaagaatggttaacttttgtaaaaaaaaaatacgataaaacataatttttatttaaataaaaatacataataccgtgaaagtttatgaaaaaatgcaaatgagcACGAAAGTCCCTATATAGTAAGTATAGAAGTTACAACTAATTATTGCGATGTAGATTGTAGATTATTATTAGTaacgtaatttttatttttattaggatTGTAAAGGGAAAGACTACAATgccaaaagaataattaaaattttctctgatagaattcaatatttttattaaaaatgtaaaatatttctaatattCCAATATCATTATTAAATTCTACTTAACCTGTATTTACTGCACGTATTCTatctttgtgatttatttaagTGATGTAATATTCTTtcatgtagaattttttttattaggtaagcttttttatataaaatagcgaaaagaagtaaattcacataaaatcgTTTGAATTTTACACTCACGAATACCGAAGATTGTTtcagagaaaacttttttttttttgaagtccTAACACGTGCTTGCTTAACAATCTTACGTGCaaaacttaaaagaatttcatcttaaagaattttaattgctcCTTTGAAACTTTTGGAACATgatataattgattttttttatcatgtaCTTTCAGTTATAAAGGTGAACATTACATGGGGTAGTTTCATTGGACAATTTCATTTGTATTTAATAAACTAATGACCTGCTCAGATGGATGAACATAAGCATACAAGAGCTAATTGCTTGTACCTCGCTATTCCTGACatgcttttttattgcttaaatttaaattacgaAAGAACTATTAATTATCTTCTACTCGGGGATCTTTTGACTCCAAACtttattctgaaaaaaattttttttaaacaaaaaactgACTAAAAATTCATGTAGAGactaaaaaacatttatttgctTGTCAAGCATACACCAATGagcttttcattgaattaaaaatttaaaaaaaattgagaacaaaattcaattaaatttcaatcatGAAACTGCCCCTATTAccatattttgtattttcaaattaaaatcagaaaagttttaaatattttatctatttaaccttcgtaaaaaatatgtaacaTCTTACTCTTTCTAATATAAGTCTTCATCTTGATCTTCTCTATGTCTACTTATTCTGTGTattaaatgtattaaaatttctgaaaaactTATGTATTCACTTTCTATATAAATGCGTTTCCTGTGCAAATCTCCCTGCAACCACTGtagtcaagaaaaaattctagataataataaaatatcacacacacacacacacagtttCACTAACAATAAATTACGATCTAGTTTATATGAATGATGATTTATGTGAGAAACTCTAAACATATGCAATGcagtgccaaaaaaaaactactttttCTCTAGAAAATAGATGAGaaactcttaaaaaatattaaaagagcagttcttcaaaaaaatgtaGTTGGAAAATCAGAAAAACTCTTGAAGAATATATCGCAATTGGAGAAATTGGAGACACAAATtcgattttcataaataaaacattaaagaaaaattcaaaccaaaattttatgagagaaaatgaaaagattgtGGTAATGgctttatgtataaaaatataataacaCATCTagttgattgattttcttttatctaaaatgcttttaaagcTCATCTAgtatctaatttatttattgttttaaacttcttttataTCCACAAactaaaaataacaaaaaaaaaacattttaaatttttttattgctctttatttcacaaaagcattctataaaaaaatatgcatttattagtaaaaatgtaaattattatgATTCAGATCACTGactaaaaatgtattttataggGTTTATAGTAAAAGAAAAGCGGTAAAACAACAAAGTATCCATccatatttaaaagaaaaactgatGTATAGAATTGAGTAGattatgaatttcaaaaaaaaaactaataaatgtGTTACGTCTATGTAACACATAAATTCTAATGTGGTAAACTATAGCTttattctcaagaaaaaaaaatgattcaagaAGAATTGAAAAGTGGTAGCAATTTGAAGAATGcgatattaattttctcttcgtCATGAAAAATATGGAACCAATTTTCAGATCAtcaatttttagaagaaaataaaagatctaATTGCAAAGGTGGAGAAGTAATGgcacaaaaaatgtataaatgtgTGTTTATAGATAGTATTTGGTGTAGAAAAGTATTAATTATAATACCTGGATAAGGATGAaaagatgagaagaaaaaaaatgttatgaaaaacttacttttgatgaaatgaataaaaggtTAATAAAACAGAATGTAATGCGCGAATAATATGGACGAGGGCAACAGCTTCACGACGAGAGAATCGAACAGATGCTTTTTGTGGTATTTGGTTTCATTCACAATTTCGACATTCTTTCTATACACACACACTCCAACTTCATTTCATCCCCAAGATTCACCCTCAACCCATAACCCCCTGCCATccattcttttctcttcttataCCCGATTCTGtggtgattttttctcttcatcttgTCCAGCTTCATGTCTTTGTTCGCTCATCTGAGacggaaagaaaagaagtgaaaaaagacgatatagaagaaaatgctTGAGCCCTTAGTGATGTTATCATCATCGGCATCAGCACTTTTCAcagcttttttcttcttcatccatCGCCCCATCATCACGCTGTGAAACCACCCACTTTCTAACTGGAGCGAATCTTCCCCCAAAAATTGAccattttaaatcaaaacacTTTTCAGTGTCATCATCGCAAATACCCTCGCGTTGTAGAATATCTCCAACCCGCAGCTGGTGGATGATTTCTTGAGTTACATCGCATAAAATAATGGCAGAATTTACAATGTTTCCCCCATCCAATGGCTCCCCCATTCAGGCCACATGAAAAGCTCAGCATGGGAGCTTGAGGAGCACgaaaaaaaggataataaCGCGGCGAAAGCACGAAAATCTCAAGAGGTTCGTATAACTTAAAGTGAACAGAGGAGATTATGTCGATAAAATGGTTCTATTCATACATTTTATTAcgtatgttttcttttcaggtAAGAAAATACTCacaa harbors:
- the LOC129790424 gene encoding uncharacterized protein LOC129790424 is translated as MLEPYQPKFQQQHRSSCPLAEIDSISIHNKRASVSKMGISVQMPTFGTCTGQIPQQNLIYARGLPMYSRPRQNSVFVGPPVFSPLQSSRKTRSAVDIHQLVLTESSAEAV